One region of Alphaproteobacteria bacterium genomic DNA includes:
- a CDS encoding DUF3237 domain-containing protein, with the protein MVQGIRFKIVLISAIMIAGLAGNATAQSTSIDSEYLMTLHAPLEPPQVANSDFLIYNVKPGGWVKGPNIEGEIIGPSADWLRIMPNGTLKLDVRASIKADDGSIIFTSYTGRVVLTPETNERFQAGEALSADDIYFYTSPTFETTS; encoded by the coding sequence ATGGTCCAGGGAATAAGATTCAAGATAGTATTGATAAGTGCCATAATGATTGCCGGATTAGCTGGCAACGCGACCGCCCAGAGCACTAGCATAGACAGTGAATACTTGATGACACTTCATGCGCCGCTTGAGCCGCCTCAAGTCGCCAACAGTGACTTCTTGATCTATAACGTCAAACCTGGCGGTTGGGTCAAGGGGCCCAATATCGAGGGCGAAATCATCGGTCCCTCTGCCGACTGGCTGCGAATTATGCCGAATGGCACCCTTAAGCTCGACGTACGTGCGTCTATCAAGGCGGATGATGGCTCGATCATCTTCACCAGCTATACAGGTCGAGTCGTTCTTACGCCGGAAACGAACGAGCGTTTTCAAGCAGGTGAGGCACTTTCTGCCGATGACATTTATTTCTATACCTCGCCAACATTCGAGACGACTTCTGA
- a CDS encoding UbiX family flavin prenyltransferase yields MAAPRLMVGISGASGAIYGVRLLELLQPLAVEAHLVMSCTAEITLAHETNRKLAAVRELADAWYPIDDLAAAPSSGSHGSLGMIVAPCSVRSMSEIATGLCGNLLTRAADVTLKEQRKLVLMVRETPLHAIHLANMTRLAELGVIIAPPVPAFYARPESLEAMVDHSLGRVLDLFGLDSGTVSRWHGTAAGGRRRVPSEDR; encoded by the coding sequence ATGGCTGCGCCGCGGCTGATGGTCGGCATCAGCGGCGCCTCGGGCGCAATCTACGGCGTGCGGCTGCTAGAGCTGTTGCAGCCCCTAGCTGTCGAGGCCCATCTGGTGATGAGTTGCACGGCGGAGATTACTTTGGCCCACGAGACCAACCGCAAGCTGGCGGCGGTGCGTGAGCTGGCCGACGCCTGGTATCCGATCGATGATCTGGCTGCAGCCCCGTCGAGCGGCTCCCACGGTAGCCTTGGCATGATCGTTGCACCTTGCTCGGTGCGCAGCATGTCGGAGATTGCCACCGGACTTTGCGGCAATCTGCTGACCCGCGCCGCCGATGTCACCCTCAAGGAGCAGCGCAAGCTGGTGCTGATGGTGCGCGAGACGCCCCTCCACGCCATCCATCTGGCCAACATGACGCGCCTCGCAGAGCTTGGCGTGATAATCGCGCCGCCGGTGCCTGCTTTCTACGCGCGGCCCGAGAGCCTCGAGGCCATGGTCGACCACAGCCTCGGCAGAGTGCTAGACCTGTTCGGTCTCGACAGCGGCACCGTCAGCCGCTGGCACGGCACGGCAGCTGGTGGCCGTCGCCGCGTGCCAAGCGAAGATCGATGA
- the rfaE1 gene encoding D-glycero-beta-D-manno-heptose-7-phosphate kinase, whose amino-acid sequence MSDLTGLAEHVEQLAGASVLCIGDLMLDRFIYGEVSRISPEAPIPVMRVESELAMPGGAGNVARNLISLGASCTFLSLLGRDTVGRELAAMIGAEPRIEAYLLTDPERVSTIKSRYLAAGQHLLRTDHETPQPVSSAIAEDLQRAAVDAIKEHQAVVLSDYGKGALTATLIEAVIVEARAVNVPVIVDPKGDDFSCYRGASVISPNCSELVAATRQAAGDDDEVVAAARALIANCGIDTVLATRGSRGMSLVGADEAVHLPARGQDVFDVSGAGDTVVATLAAALGCGLPAAEAASLANVAAGIVVGKVGTAVVTAGDLEAALRHGDVLDSESKVLAADRADERIAGWRQQGQRIGFTNGCFDLLHPGHVSLMRQAQASCDRLIVGLNSDASVARLKGPDRPVQGEAARALVLASLEDVDLVVVFTDDTPLPLIERFRPDVLVKGADYALDEVVGAELVRRWGGRVVLANLEPGHSTSGTIERLARGA is encoded by the coding sequence ATGAGCGACCTGACGGGTCTCGCCGAGCACGTCGAGCAGCTTGCCGGCGCCTCTGTGTTGTGCATTGGCGATCTCATGCTCGATCGCTTTATCTATGGCGAAGTGTCGCGCATCTCGCCCGAAGCGCCGATTCCGGTGATGCGGGTGGAAAGCGAGCTGGCGATGCCCGGCGGCGCTGGCAACGTCGCCCGCAATTTGATCTCGCTCGGTGCGTCCTGCACATTCCTGTCCCTGCTGGGTCGCGATACAGTGGGGCGCGAGTTGGCGGCCATGATCGGTGCCGAGCCGCGCATTGAGGCTTATTTGCTGACCGATCCCGAGCGGGTCTCGACCATCAAGAGCCGCTATCTTGCGGCTGGTCAGCACCTCCTGCGAACGGATCACGAGACGCCCCAACCGGTCAGCTCCGCCATCGCCGAGGACTTACAGCGTGCCGCAGTCGACGCCATCAAAGAGCATCAGGCGGTGGTGCTTTCGGATTATGGCAAAGGTGCACTGACAGCGACCTTGATCGAGGCCGTCATCGTGGAGGCGCGTGCGGTCAACGTCCCGGTCATCGTCGATCCGAAGGGCGATGACTTCAGTTGCTATCGCGGCGCCAGTGTGATCAGCCCGAACTGCAGCGAGCTGGTTGCGGCGACCCGGCAAGCGGCCGGCGATGATGACGAGGTGGTGGCGGCGGCGCGAGCCCTGATCGCCAACTGCGGCATTGACACGGTCCTCGCCACCCGCGGCAGCCGCGGCATGAGCTTGGTTGGCGCCGACGAGGCGGTTCATTTGCCGGCCCGAGGCCAGGACGTGTTCGATGTCTCAGGCGCTGGCGATACGGTAGTCGCGACCTTGGCCGCGGCACTCGGCTGTGGCTTGCCGGCAGCCGAGGCGGCAAGCCTCGCCAATGTCGCGGCAGGCATTGTGGTCGGCAAGGTCGGTACTGCGGTGGTTACCGCCGGTGACCTTGAAGCCGCGTTGCGCCACGGCGATGTTCTCGACAGCGAATCCAAGGTTCTTGCCGCCGACCGGGCCGACGAGCGCATTGCAGGCTGGCGCCAGCAGGGCCAGCGCATCGGTTTCACTAACGGCTGTTTCGATCTACTGCATCCGGGCCATGTCTCGCTCATGCGGCAGGCCCAAGCATCCTGTGACCGGCTCATCGTCGGGCTTAACAGTGATGCCTCGGTGGCGCGCCTCAAAGGCCCCGATCGGCCCGTACAGGGCGAGGCTGCGCGGGCCTTAGTTCTGGCGTCGTTGGAGGACGTCGACCTTGTCGTGGTGTTCACCGATGATACGCCATTGCCGCTCATCGAGCGCTTCCGTCCTGACGTCCTGGTTAAGGGGGCCGACTATGCTCTCGACGAGGTTGTCGGGGCTGAGCTGGTGCGCCGCTGGGGCGGACGGGTGGTGTTGGCCAATCTAGAGCCCGGTCACAGTACATCCGGCACCATCGAGCGCTTGGCGCGCGGAGCCTGA
- a CDS encoding DUF1013 domain-containing protein — MAQLLMPKATAVWLVENTTLTFQQIADFSGLHLLEVRGIADGEVAVGIVGLDPTANGQLTREEVARCEADAEANLALRQAEVPDVPRRKGPRYTPVSKRGERPDAISWLLKYTPELSDAQICKLVGTTKPTIEAVRTRSHWNISNIQPRDPVLLGICSQTDLEEHLVKARKRRPEAVAPPPPPPEPALETKPEEALDAETLFKTRDAVA; from the coding sequence ATGGCACAGCTGCTGATGCCGAAGGCAACCGCTGTTTGGCTGGTCGAGAACACGACCCTGACCTTTCAGCAGATCGCCGATTTCAGCGGTCTGCATTTGTTAGAGGTGCGGGGCATTGCCGACGGTGAGGTCGCCGTGGGTATCGTCGGTCTCGATCCCACCGCTAACGGACAGTTAACGCGCGAGGAAGTGGCACGCTGCGAGGCTGATGCTGAGGCCAACCTGGCGCTGCGCCAAGCTGAAGTGCCTGACGTACCCCGCCGTAAGGGGCCGCGCTATACGCCGGTCTCCAAGCGCGGTGAGCGGCCGGATGCGATCTCCTGGTTGCTGAAGTACACGCCCGAGCTTTCGGATGCGCAAATATGCAAGCTGGTCGGAACCACCAAGCCGACCATCGAGGCGGTGCGCACCCGCAGCCATTGGAATATCAGTAATATTCAGCCGCGCGATCCGGTATTGCTCGGCATTTGCAGCCAGACCGACCTTGAGGAGCACTTGGTGAAGGCGCGCAAGCGGCGACCGGAGGCGGTGGCGCCGCCACCACCGCCACCCGAACCGGCGCTGGAAACGAAGCCCGAGGAAGCGCTTGACGCGGAGACGCTTTTCAAGACCAGAGACGCCGTCGCTTGA
- a CDS encoding NAD(P)H-quinone oxidoreductase → MIAVEISTPGGPEVLMPAARPLPQPGHGEILIKVAAAGVNRPDLMQRAGAYPPPPGASDLPGLEVAGEVAAVGPGVASPKIGDAVCALTPGGGYAEYCLTHADHALPYPDGFDAVQAAALPETFFTVWTNLFERAALTGGESVLIHGGASGIGTAAIQLAQAFGARVFATAGTAAKRAACEKLGAERAIDYRDEDFVAIVTEATGGRGVDVILDMVAGSYVARDFEALAEDGRLVLIALQGGVKAEVDLFTIMRKRLWLSGSTLRPRSIEEKARMADCLREKVWPLLSAGRVRPVIHATFSLAEAAGAHAALEAGDHIGKIMLTL, encoded by the coding sequence ATGATCGCCGTGGAGATTTCCACCCCCGGCGGCCCCGAGGTGCTGATGCCCGCTGCGCGGCCGCTGCCGCAACCGGGGCACGGCGAGATTCTGATCAAGGTTGCAGCTGCCGGGGTCAACCGACCCGACCTGATGCAGCGGGCCGGCGCCTACCCGCCGCCGCCGGGTGCCTCGGACCTGCCTGGTCTGGAAGTTGCGGGCGAGGTGGCCGCAGTCGGCCCCGGCGTTGCCAGTCCTAAGATCGGTGATGCGGTATGCGCTCTGACCCCGGGCGGCGGCTATGCCGAATATTGTCTGACTCATGCCGACCACGCTTTGCCTTATCCTGACGGTTTCGATGCGGTTCAGGCTGCGGCCTTGCCAGAGACGTTCTTCACCGTTTGGACAAATTTGTTCGAGCGTGCCGCCCTTACCGGCGGCGAAAGCGTGCTGATTCATGGCGGTGCCAGTGGCATCGGCACGGCCGCTATCCAGCTGGCTCAGGCCTTCGGTGCGCGGGTCTTCGCCACTGCCGGGACAGCTGCAAAGCGCGCGGCCTGCGAGAAACTCGGCGCCGAGCGCGCCATAGACTACCGCGACGAGGACTTCGTGGCCATCGTCACCGAGGCCACGGGGGGGCGCGGTGTTGACGTCATATTGGACATGGTGGCCGGCTCCTACGTGGCGCGAGATTTCGAGGCGCTGGCCGAGGACGGGCGCCTGGTGCTCATCGCCTTGCAGGGAGGTGTAAAGGCGGAGGTTGATCTGTTCACGATCATGCGCAAGCGCTTATGGCTGAGCGGCTCGACCTTGCGTCCGCGCAGTATCGAGGAAAAGGCCAGAATGGCCGACTGCCTGCGCGAAAAGGTCTGGCCCTTGCTCTCTGCCGGCCGGGTGCGTCCGGTGATACATGCCACCTTCTCGCTAGCCGAGGCCGCCGGCGCCCATGCGGCGCTGGAAGCGGGCGACCATATCGGTAAGATCATGTTGACTCTCTAA
- a CDS encoding MBL fold metallo-hydrolase: MADTDNFFVRFWGVRGSIACPGPGTAGYGGNTACLEVCCGERMLIFDAGTGIHALGADLTGKRGVGGGFSADLFFSHTHFDHICGIPFFSPAFNPRYELRVWAGHLMPERSIREVLTYLMMDPLFPVPMDTMRAHLDFRDFGAGEVLEPAPGVRLLTVPLNHPNRATGYRIEHQGRSICYVTDTEHVPGEPDRNILRLIDGADIFIYDSTYTDEEFEDHRDWGHSTWREGVRLAEAANVGTLVLFHHDPDHDDAFMDQVANELEAERFGSIVAREGMVLRP, from the coding sequence TTGGCCGACACGGACAACTTTTTTGTTCGCTTCTGGGGTGTGCGGGGTAGCATCGCCTGCCCGGGTCCGGGTACGGCCGGCTACGGCGGTAATACGGCGTGCCTGGAGGTCTGCTGTGGTGAGCGCATGCTGATCTTCGATGCCGGCACGGGAATCCATGCGCTCGGCGCCGATCTTACGGGCAAGCGCGGCGTTGGGGGCGGTTTTTCCGCCGATCTCTTCTTCAGCCACACCCATTTCGACCACATCTGTGGCATTCCCTTCTTCTCGCCGGCCTTCAATCCGAGATACGAACTGCGCGTCTGGGCTGGGCACCTGATGCCAGAGCGCAGCATCCGCGAAGTGCTGACCTATCTTATGATGGACCCGCTTTTCCCGGTGCCGATGGACACCATGCGTGCGCATCTCGATTTCCGTGATTTTGGCGCTGGCGAAGTTTTGGAGCCGGCACCTGGCGTCAGGCTGCTGACTGTGCCCCTCAACCATCCCAACCGTGCCACCGGCTACCGTATCGAGCACCAAGGCCGCTCGATCTGCTACGTAACCGATACTGAACACGTGCCGGGCGAGCCCGACCGCAATATTCTCAGGCTCATCGACGGTGCTGACATCTTCATCTATGACAGCACCTATACCGATGAGGAATTTGAGGATCACCGCGATTGGGGCCATTCCACATGGCGGGAGGGTGTGCGCCTAGCGGAGGCGGCGAATGTCGGCACGCTGGTCCTCTTCCACCACGACCCGGATCATGACGACGCCTTCATGGACCAGGTGGCGAACGAGCTTGAGGCAGAGCGGTTCGGCTCTATTGTGGCCCGCGAAGGGATGGTGTTGCGACCGTGA
- a CDS encoding DUF1192 domain-containing protein, translating to MDIFDDPPRPTADGKTLPRKLDSLSIETLNDYIGELEEEIARVRTEIDKKCGLQAAADQVFKT from the coding sequence ATGGACATATTCGATGACCCGCCGCGGCCGACCGCGGACGGCAAGACCCTACCGCGCAAGCTGGACAGCTTGTCGATAGAAACCTTAAACGATTATATCGGCGAGCTTGAGGAAGAGATCGCGCGGGTTCGCACGGAGATCGACAAGAAGTGCGGCCTGCAGGCCGCCGCAGACCAGGTTTTCAAAACATGA
- a CDS encoding O-acetylhomoserine aminocarboxypropyltransferase, translated as MAEPKFLDFETLALHAGQHPDPEFGARAVPIYQTTSYVFPDTETAASMFNLERGGHLYSRISNPTVAVLEERLAALEKGVGGICTASGMAALHLAISTLMDAGGHVVASKSIYGGSYNILCHTLPRFGITTSFVDPRDPAAFKAAIRPKTRLIFGETLGNPGLEVMDIPAIAEIAHAARIPLMIDNTFATPHLCQPLTMGADIAHHSATKFLGGHGVAIGGALVEGGRFDWETGDFPTLTEPYEGYHGLDFSEEFGPAAMIMRARAEGLRDFGYCMSPQTAFYILMGVETLAVRMARHVENTRAVVEYLVAHEAVDWVTYPELPEHPDHDLAKRLLPKGCGAIFSFGIKGGRDAGRKFIERLRLFSHLANVGDAKSLVIHPASTTHQQMSADELKAAGVGEELVRLSIGLENADDIKEDLGQALRASQRS; from the coding sequence ATGGCCGAACCGAAATTCCTCGATTTCGAAACCCTCGCCCTGCATGCGGGGCAACATCCCGATCCAGAATTCGGAGCACGGGCGGTACCGATCTACCAGACCACGTCTTATGTCTTTCCCGATACCGAGACGGCCGCTTCGATGTTCAATCTGGAGCGCGGCGGACATCTCTATTCGCGTATCAGCAATCCCACCGTGGCGGTGTTGGAGGAGCGGCTGGCGGCGCTGGAGAAAGGCGTTGGTGGCATTTGCACCGCGAGCGGCATGGCCGCGCTACATCTCGCCATCTCGACCTTGATGGACGCGGGCGGCCATGTCGTGGCCTCGAAGTCTATTTACGGCGGCAGCTATAACATCCTCTGTCATACTCTGCCTCGTTTCGGAATCACAACGAGCTTTGTCGACCCACGCGATCCAGCGGCCTTCAAGGCCGCAATCCGCCCCAAAACACGGCTGATCTTCGGCGAAACCCTGGGCAATCCGGGGCTCGAGGTGATGGACATTCCCGCCATCGCCGAGATCGCGCATGCAGCGCGCATCCCGCTGATGATCGACAACACCTTTGCCACGCCGCATCTCTGCCAGCCGCTGACCATGGGGGCCGATATTGCCCATCACTCGGCGACCAAGTTCCTCGGCGGTCATGGCGTCGCCATCGGCGGCGCTCTTGTCGAGGGTGGGCGTTTCGATTGGGAGACCGGCGACTTCCCAACCCTGACCGAGCCTTACGAGGGTTATCACGGTCTCGATTTCTCAGAGGAGTTCGGCCCGGCGGCGATGATCATGCGCGCCCGCGCCGAGGGCCTGCGTGATTTCGGCTACTGCATGAGCCCGCAGACCGCCTTCTATATTCTCATGGGCGTGGAGACCCTGGCCGTGCGCATGGCGCGGCATGTGGAAAACACGCGCGCCGTAGTCGAGTATCTGGTGGCTCACGAGGCGGTCGACTGGGTGACCTATCCTGAGTTGCCAGAACATCCTGACCACGACCTCGCTAAGCGCCTGTTGCCCAAGGGCTGCGGCGCCATTTTCTCTTTCGGCATCAAAGGCGGCCGCGACGCGGGACGCAAGTTCATCGAGCGCTTGCGCCTGTTCTCACATCTCGCCAATGTCGGCGACGCTAAATCGCTCGTTATCCATCCGGCCAGCACCACGCACCAGCAGATGAGCGCCGACGAGCTCAAGGCGGCAGGCGTCGGTGAGGAATTAGTTCGTCTCTCGATCGGCCTCGAGAACGCAGACGATATCAAGGAAGATTTAGGCCAGGCGCTGCGCGCTTCGCAAAGGAGTTGA
- a CDS encoding alpha/beta hydrolase: MIELEVDGRTAHAATGGKPFDADLPLVVFVHGANLDHTVWALQSRYFAYNGHAVLALDLPGHGRSAGPGLDSIPKMGAWIWRLVDATGAKDAALVGHSMGALVTLEAARQAPNCSRALALVGASAPMPVSDGLLAATREDPSRARRMIISYAYGQRSHVGGMRVPGLWMSGGGLSLLDRGDDKVLAQDFSACNAYDEGPQAAAEVTCPTLVVCGDDDRMTPERAGRALAESFADARVTVIRDSGHMLPTEQPDRTLDALAAFL, from the coding sequence ATGATCGAACTAGAGGTCGACGGCAGGACGGCGCACGCAGCGACCGGCGGCAAGCCGTTCGATGCTGACTTGCCGCTCGTGGTCTTCGTCCACGGCGCCAACCTGGACCACACGGTTTGGGCTCTGCAAAGCCGCTATTTCGCCTATAACGGCCATGCCGTGCTGGCCCTCGACCTGCCCGGTCACGGCCGTTCGGCCGGGCCCGGCCTCGACAGCATTCCAAAGATGGGTGCCTGGATCTGGCGCCTCGTCGATGCCACGGGCGCAAAGGACGCGGCGCTAGTCGGGCACAGCATGGGCGCCCTGGTCACGCTCGAGGCGGCCCGCCAGGCACCGAATTGCAGCCGCGCCCTAGCCCTGGTCGGCGCCAGCGCGCCGATGCCGGTCAGCGACGGCCTGCTCGCCGCCACCCGTGAGGATCCGTCTCGGGCGCGGCGCATGATCATCTCCTATGCCTACGGCCAGCGCAGCCATGTCGGCGGCATGCGCGTGCCGGGCCTGTGGATGTCGGGCGGTGGGTTGTCTCTGCTGGACCGCGGCGACGATAAGGTGCTGGCCCAGGATTTCAGCGCCTGCAACGCCTATGACGAGGGGCCGCAGGCGGCAGCGGAGGTAACCTGCCCGACGCTCGTGGTCTGCGGCGACGACGACCGCATGACACCGGAACGTGCCGGCCGAGCTCTGGCGGAGAGCTTCGCCGACGCCCGCGTTACAGTCATTCGCGACTCCGGCCACATGCTACCCACCGAGCAACCCGACCGGACCTTGGATGCGCTGGCGGCGTTTCTCTGA
- a CDS encoding amidohydrolase family protein — MGTYLSEKELAGLDPAQSGFGSAVPTQMISNGEFNPLPQTPKQKQVEARLTELAELHGKKQGLDRRAFLQSSCGMAAAFVAMNEVYGNVFDVSEAEAATPEMMVERAAALSHQFILDDQTHFLHDDFNQEGLLGLGVFASEHWNPALDPADLSLYYYKFENYVRQIFFNSDTKVALLSGAPFDDPSWWLLPNDQIKEAVDMVNLVAGSRRMLGHFVITPGQDGWMDEVDRAIDEVHPDGWKSYTIGDPLSAATKYPWRLDDEELMYPFYEKAMKAGIRNVACHKGLAPADYEESWKDVWRYQTPWDIAKVAKDWPDMNFIIYHGCLRAFLELPDVSLAHFEATGEIEWSSDLARVVSENGLTNVYAELGTSFANSATANPRFAAALLGTFIKHMGADQVVWGTDSLWYGSPQWQIEAMRRLEIPEDMQKKHGFAPMGGATSAVKNQIFGYNSANLFELDVREAMAPLEADKFAAIKDKYDAQGGLHPNAASGFIDTSAA; from the coding sequence ATGGGTACGTATCTCAGCGAAAAAGAGCTAGCGGGGCTCGACCCCGCGCAGAGCGGCTTTGGCTCAGCGGTGCCGACGCAGATGATCTCGAATGGTGAGTTCAATCCGTTGCCGCAGACGCCGAAGCAGAAGCAGGTCGAAGCGCGACTTACGGAGCTGGCCGAACTGCATGGCAAGAAGCAAGGGCTCGATCGTCGTGCATTCCTGCAGTCGAGCTGCGGCATGGCAGCCGCATTCGTGGCCATGAATGAGGTCTACGGGAATGTCTTTGACGTCAGCGAGGCCGAGGCGGCGACGCCGGAGATGATGGTTGAGCGCGCGGCAGCGCTATCACACCAGTTTATCCTCGACGACCAGACCCATTTCCTGCATGACGATTTCAATCAGGAAGGGCTGTTGGGTCTTGGCGTCTTTGCTTCCGAGCATTGGAACCCGGCACTCGATCCGGCCGACCTGTCGCTCTACTACTACAAGTTCGAGAATTACGTGCGGCAGATCTTCTTCAACAGCGACACCAAGGTGGCGCTGCTGAGCGGCGCACCGTTCGATGATCCGTCTTGGTGGCTGCTTCCCAACGATCAAATCAAGGAAGCGGTCGACATGGTCAACCTCGTCGCGGGCTCGCGGCGCATGCTTGGCCACTTCGTCATCACGCCCGGCCAGGACGGCTGGATGGACGAAGTCGATCGGGCCATTGACGAGGTGCATCCGGACGGTTGGAAGTCCTACACCATCGGCGATCCGCTCTCGGCAGCGACCAAGTACCCATGGCGCCTCGACGACGAGGAGTTGATGTACCCCTTCTACGAGAAGGCGATGAAGGCCGGCATCAGGAACGTCGCCTGTCACAAGGGCTTGGCACCCGCCGACTACGAGGAAAGCTGGAAGGATGTCTGGCGGTATCAGACCCCTTGGGATATCGCCAAGGTCGCTAAGGACTGGCCGGACATGAACTTTATCATCTACCACGGCTGTCTCCGTGCCTTCCTTGAGCTACCCGACGTATCCTTGGCCCACTTCGAGGCAACCGGTGAGATCGAATGGTCGAGCGACCTGGCCAGAGTCGTCTCTGAGAATGGGCTGACCAACGTCTATGCTGAACTCGGCACCAGCTTCGCCAACTCGGCGACCGCTAATCCGCGCTTTGCCGCAGCGCTGCTTGGGACTTTCATCAAGCACATGGGTGCCGATCAGGTCGTTTGGGGCACGGATTCGCTCTGGTATGGCAGCCCGCAGTGGCAGATCGAGGCCATGCGCCGCTTAGAGATCCCCGAGGACATGCAGAAAAAGCATGGCTTCGCTCCCATGGGCGGTGCCACCAGCGCGGTCAAGAACCAGATCTTTGGTTACAACTCGGCCAACCTCTTCGAGCTCGACGTGCGCGAAGCTATGGCCCCGTTGGAGGCGGACAAGTTCGCCGCGATCAAGGACAAGTACGACGCCCAAGGCGGGCTGCATCCAAACGCCGCCTCCGGCTTCATCGACACCTCCGCCGCCTAA
- a CDS encoding HNH endonuclease: MTVALNSCSALVLNADFRPLSYFPLSLWPWREVVKAVFLERVNIVAEYEREVHSPSWCIRLPSVVSLKSYVRSDHRPAFTRFNVFLRDGFACQYCGGRRRSEDLTFDHVVPRSRGGATRWSNVVTACGYCNLVKGDRIPRECSMSPRNPPRVPTVHELQRIGRRFPPNYLHESWCDYLYWDTELDSN, encoded by the coding sequence GTGACAGTTGCGCTCAATAGCTGCTCGGCGCTCGTACTCAACGCGGATTTCCGCCCGTTGAGTTACTTCCCGTTGTCGCTCTGGCCATGGCGGGAAGTGGTCAAGGCCGTCTTCCTCGAGCGCGTCAATATTGTCGCCGAATATGAGCGCGAGGTGCATTCGCCGTCGTGGTGCATACGGTTGCCGAGCGTAGTCTCACTCAAATCCTACGTGCGCTCTGACCATCGGCCGGCCTTTACCCGTTTTAACGTATTTCTGCGTGACGGCTTTGCATGCCAGTATTGCGGCGGGCGACGTCGCTCGGAGGATCTCACCTTCGACCATGTGGTGCCGCGCTCTCGTGGCGGTGCGACGCGCTGGTCGAACGTGGTTACGGCCTGCGGGTACTGTAATCTGGTCAAGGGTGACCGCATTCCCAGAGAATGCTCCATGTCGCCGCGCAATCCACCGCGCGTGCCTACCGTGCACGAGCTGCAACGCATAGGTCGCCGTTTCCCGCCTAACTATCTACACGAAAGTTGGTGTGATTATCTTTACTGGGACACCGAGCTTGATAGCAACTAA
- a CDS encoding proline iminopeptidase-family hydrolase — translation MSMLDRRAFLAGAAAIAAGGCADDDNFSLIADDDDTPLVIPPEGQARVAVRGGEIWYRVVGNGPGAPLLVVHGGPGLSHDYLLPLEALGRDRAVIFYDQLDCGKSDKPGAPANWQISRFVDEIRVLSASLGLNRYHLLGHSWGGLLAAELAATNSRNLVSCVLASPLISAQQWMSDNLRWRKLLPSEVRQVLDENEAAGTVRSTAYQQAAMAFYRRHLCRMEPWPQPLMTSLEEGNSALYRTMWGETEFRATGSLHDYDGTPNLARITVPLLFTCGEFDEAPPATLHRYSKLAVGSEVRVFTDASHTAHLEQEEAYIHALATWLNGIG, via the coding sequence ATGAGCATGCTCGACAGACGCGCCTTCCTTGCCGGCGCGGCAGCAATAGCAGCGGGCGGTTGCGCCGATGACGACAATTTCAGCCTGATCGCTGATGACGACGACACGCCGCTGGTAATCCCGCCAGAGGGCCAGGCGCGCGTTGCCGTGCGCGGCGGCGAAATCTGGTATCGCGTTGTGGGCAACGGCCCCGGCGCCCCTTTGCTAGTGGTGCATGGTGGGCCCGGCCTCAGCCACGACTATCTGCTGCCCCTCGAAGCGCTCGGCCGCGATCGCGCGGTGATCTTCTACGACCAACTCGACTGCGGCAAGTCGGACAAGCCCGGCGCACCAGCCAACTGGCAAATCTCGCGCTTCGTCGACGAGATCCGCGTATTGAGCGCAAGTCTGGGGCTCAATCGCTACCATCTGCTCGGCCATTCCTGGGGCGGACTGCTGGCCGCTGAGTTAGCTGCCACCAACAGCCGAAACCTTGTCTCCTGCGTACTTGCCAGCCCATTGATCAGCGCTCAGCAATGGATGTCCGACAATCTGCGCTGGCGCAAACTTCTACCGTCCGAAGTGCGGCAGGTACTGGACGAGAACGAGGCCGCCGGTACGGTGCGCAGCACCGCATACCAGCAGGCGGCTATGGCCTTCTACCGCCGCCATCTCTGCCGCATGGAACCCTGGCCGCAGCCCCTGATGACCTCGCTCGAGGAGGGCAACTCCGCGCTCTACCGGACCATGTGGGGCGAGACCGAGTTCCGCGCCACGGGCAGTCTGCACGACTATGACGGCACGCCAAATCTGGCGCGCATTACGGTGCCACTGCTGTTCACCTGCGGTGAGTTCGACGAGGCCCCGCCGGCGACGCTGCACCGCTACAGCAAACTGGCGGTGGGTTCGGAAGTGCGCGTCTTCACCGACGCCTCGCACACGGCGCATCTGGAGCAGGAAGAGGCCTACATCCACGCGCTGGCCACTTGGCTCAACGGCATCGGCTAA